A stretch of Triticum aestivum cultivar Chinese Spring chromosome 1D, IWGSC CS RefSeq v2.1, whole genome shotgun sequence DNA encodes these proteins:
- the LOC123167213 gene encoding uncharacterized protein, translating to MGHFAGPSASASASADEAFWTACPHCCYTHSYPRLYVGRRLRCPTATCRRVFSADELPSTPPIVPGADMYFCTWAFFPLGPAAVSEGWAPFTPFNPAPPPSPSPVPNPTAATPACAVPTRVRPTSRKKVGVCLKGRARVEAEEEEEEEEEKASTVVNLKAGEEVQADWLTLGDNGGSSGININETVDLSELGFRVDESGFLQEIP from the coding sequence ATGGGACATTTCGCCGgaccctccgcctccgcctccgcctccgccgacgAGGCATTCTGGACCGCGTGCCCGCACTGCTGCTACACGCACTCCTACCCGCGCCTCTACGTAGGTCGCCGCCTCCGCTGCCCCACCGCTACCTGCCGCCGCGTCTTctccgccgacgagctcccctccACGCCGCCCATCGTCCCCGGCGCCGACATGTACTTCTGCACCTGGGCCTTCTTCCCGCTCGGTCCTGCTGCTGTCTCTGAAGGCTGGGCCCCATTCACTCCCTTCAatcccgcccctcctccctccccctcccccgtccCAAACCCTACCGCTGCCACCCCCGCCTGTGCCGTTCCAACCCGCGTGAGACCCACCTCCAGGAAGAAGGTTGGCGTGTGCCTCAAGGGTAGGGCCCGCgtcgaggcggaggaggaagaggaagaagaggaggagaaggcaTCCACGGTCGTCAATCTCAAGGCCGGAGAGGAGGTGCAGGCGGATTGGCTGACCCTTGGCGACAACGGCGGCAGCAGCGGAATCAACATCAACGAGACGGTGGATCTGAGCGAGCTGGGTTTCCGCGTTGACGAGTCGGGATTTCTCCAAGAGATTCCGTGA